DNA from Diabrotica virgifera virgifera chromosome 10, PGI_DIABVI_V3a:
CACAAGGGACTCCTATGGGAGGTACTATCTCTCCCATTCTGGCCTGTTATGTGATGGATCATTTACTGGATATGGTGATCCCAGAATTGTCCTTCTATATTCCTTTTGTTAAAAAGTATGTGGATGACTTAATCCTCGCTATTCCTAGCAATAGATCAGCTgaaattttgcaagtattcaataGTTATGACCCTCTATTACAGTTCACAATTGAACATGAGGATGATCTATGCTCAGTCCCCTTTCTTGATACCCGGTTCATTAGAACCCATAACAACTCCCTGAGAATTGACTGGCATAGAAAACCTCATAGTTCTGGACGTTTTCTTAACTATTGGTCATATCATCGACACTCAATAAAAATCAACTTGATTAAGCAAATGAAGGCTAGAATCATAGCTATCAGTGATCCTTCTTGCCATCAGAAGAACCTGAGAATCCTGTCTAACCTTTTTATCGACAACTCTTATCCAAAACACCTAGTCACCAAGATATTATTCAGTTTGACCCCTGACATAATACGCCACAATGATGAGTTGCAAATTACTGTTACAAGCGGAGAACAAAATGCCAATTGTTTATATACTTCTTTAAAATACGTGAAAGGCATAACACCCAGACTGGCTAGACTGTTTAAAGACATCCCTAACTTGAAAATAGCCTTTAAAACATCTTTAACTTCACGATCTATATTTTCAAAGGTTAAGGACAAGAGTGACATTAGGGATTGTTCTAACGTTGTCTACCAGATTCCCTGTAACAACTGTAATTTGGTATATGTTGGACAAACCGCACGCAATTTAGGTAGTCGTTTAGTTAGTCACCGCAGTGATAGCAGATTATATCCTGAAAGATCTGCTCTTGCCGAACATGTTAATAAAGAACATCACAAAATGAATTACGAATCGGTCAGAGTTTTAGCTTCTGAATCCAACTATACTAAAAGACTGTTCTTAGAGATGGCTTTCATTTCGCAGAATTCTAATGCAATGAACAAAAGGAGTGACATAAATCAATTAAGCTCTATTTACTCATATCTATTATGTTTGGACAACTATCCTCATTTCAATGATGTCTTTTCAACTGATTCATTGTAAAGTTTCCAGctttcagtacattgaaatgtaaattatttataattttggtttttaacttCAAACAAAACTCTGGTAAATTTTTGATGTGTATTCTTAAAGTATTAGTACTAcataagacaaagaaaaaagaagaagtggtgtcatttgcgtatgtccaggaatgacattgacttctaacctcacatttcacacttgccggcacacgtggcatgtaaacctttttaattgtctttttcttatgtgttagtgtagaaaataatttgtcaatttggtcttttacaccatgtattttttaatatttgactcaatcaatgagtggtgcgtgaatttgtcacctgtgagtataacatccacggaaagcaaatctcaataacgtaagtttttaaacctttacaccttgtactgtatgttttcgaggatgctgtactaacagtagcactttatttcagttattcctgatgatgaaaataaacattttcgaaagcttgaaacttagttaaaagagtacacttatttcACCGCTGCATATCCCAATAACCTCAGAATTCCGTTTTCTACGTTGTCAGCAAAGACttcttttccttttctttttaaGGCATGGGATTTTATCAGAACATCGCATATCGCTATGGTGACCTCGCTGTACGGGCACTCAAGGATTGGTCAAAGACTAAACAAAAATTGGCAAGAGAATACAATAAAAGATGTTTTTTATTAAGATGTAGATCATCAAACATTTCACCTACACACATCATACACTCCACTTCATCCATCACTAAATTATTACAAAGACAGGACATCCAGTCGAACAAGGATGCTTTACAATTTACCAGGTTAGAAAACAGAATTTTGAATTTAGAAATTTCTAATTGCATTAAAGTCATTAACAATTTAGAGTCTAATTTATCTAAACTCAAAAGAGACATCATTGACTTTACTTCTGAATTCATTTTTAACAACTTTTCTAGTAAACAACAAGTTTTATATAACAAAACTTTTCATAAAACCAAATTAGTAAATactaacaaatataatagattatttaatcAAGAACTGAacttgaaactaaagacaaaaccGGGTTGGATTAAGAACCTCTCCAATGTAACCTTGCCCGATGATATTTCTAGATTTTTGTCTTTGGGTCCAAAGTTCAGTATAGAACCTATTGTAGGGAAAGATATCCCTATCAGGGATATGTTGGCTGACGTTGAAACAATTATGCACTCTGTCACGGATGCACAACTGAGGGACGTGCTAGTAGCTAAATCTACGTACATCATTACTGATTATGTACATAAAAATAACAGTAAGAGTAGCTTTAACTTCTACAGAGCTATGTTACATAAAACTCGTAAGTTTCTTAGTGAAAACACTAACATTATTGTCATGCCTTCTGACAAATGTAATGTAACTGTAGTTCTGGAGAAGCAGAGATACTTAGATCTATGTCTCCAATTGCTAAATTCTGATAACATATATGAGAGATTGAACAGAGATCCAACTAATACTGTTCAAACTAAATGCAATAACCTCATCAAGGAATTATGCAGTTCGGGACAAATAGATGAtgatacaaagaaaaaattaacAGGGTATAAGGGTGTCATACCCAAGTTTTACGCTTTACCTAAGATTCATAAACCACAGCTTTCGGTACGTCCCATTGTTGCATGCATTGGTTCACCTACTAATTTATTAGCATCTTTTTTGACTGAGATTTTGACCAATGCATATGTCTCTAATGAATATGACGTAAAAAGTTCTTTTGATGTCTTTAACAGCTTTAACAACTATCAGTTACCTGAGGGCTATGTTATTATCAGTCTGGATGTAGTCTCTTTGTTCACTAATGTACATCTAGATGCAGCCTTAATAGCTGTTGAAAACAATTGGAATTTTATTAGTTCTCATTGCAATATTAGCTTGGAATCTTTCAAAAAACTCATCTCCTTTCTTTTTAACAACACCTATTTCACATTTAATAATACTGTGTTTAGACAAACACAAGGGACTCCTATGGGAGGTACTATCTCTCCCATTCTGGCCTGTTATGTGATGGATCATTTACTGGATATGGTGATCCCAGAATTGTCCTTCTATATTCCTTTTGTTAAAAAGTATGTGGATGACTTAATCCTCGCTATTCCTAGCAATAGATCAGCTgaaattttgcaagtattcaataGTTATGACCCTCTATTACAGTTCACAATTGAACATGAGGATGATCTATGCTCAGTCCCCTTTCTTGATACCCGGTTCATTAGAACCCATAACAACTCCCTGAGAATTGACTGGCATAGAAAACCTCATAGTTCTGGACGTTTTCTTAACTATTGGTCATATCATCGACACTCAATAAAAATCAACTTGATTAAGCAAATGAAGGCTAGAATCATAGCTATCAGTGATCCTTCTTGCCATCAGAAGAACCTGAGAATCCTGTCTAACCTTTTTATCGACAACTCTTATCCAAAACACCTAGTCACCAAGATATTATTCAGTTTGACCCCTGACATAATACGCCACAATGATGAGTTGCAAATTACTGTTACAAGCGGAGAACAAAATGCCAATTGTTTATATACTTCTTTAAAATACGTGAAAGGCATAACACCCAGACTGGCTAGACTGTTTAAAGACATCCCTAACTTGAAAATAGCCTTTAAAACATCTTTAACTTCACGATCTATATTTTCAAAGGTTAAGGACAAGAGTGACATTAGGGATTGTTCTAACGTTGTCTACCAGATTCCCTGTAACAACTGTAATTTGGTATATGTTGGACAAACCGCACGCAATTTAGGTAGTCGTTTAGTTAGTCACCGCAGTGATAGCAGATTATATCCTGAAAGATCTGCTCTTGCCGAACATGTTAATAAAGAACATCACAAAATGAATTACGAATCGGTCAGAGTTTTAGCTTCTGAATCCAACTATACTAAAAGACTGTTCTTAGAGATGGCTTTCATTTCGCAGAATTCTAATGCAATGAACAAAAGGAGTGACATAAATCAATTAAGCTCTATTTACTCATATCTATTATGTTTGGACAACTATCCTCATTTCAATGATGTCTTTTCAACTGATTCATTGTAAAGTTTCCAGctttcagtacattgaaatgtaaattatttataattttggtttttaacttCAAACAAAACTCTGGTAAATTTTTGATGTGTATTCTTAAAGTATTAGTACTAcataagacaaagaaaaaagaagaagtggtgtcatttgcgtatgtccaggaatgacattgacttctaacctcacatttcacacttgccggcacacgtggcatgtaaacctttttaattgtctttttcttatgtgttagtgtagaaaataatttgtcaatttggtcttttacaccatgtattttttaatatttgactcaatcaatgagtggtgcgtgaatttgtcacctgtgagtataacatccacggaaagcaaatctcaataacgtaaattttttaaacctttacaccttgtactgtatgttttcgaggatgctgtactaacagtagcactttatttcagttattcctgatgatgaaaataaacattttcgaaagcttgaaacttagttaaaagagtacacttatttcaccgctgcatatcccaataacctcagaattatatatatatatatatatatatatatatatatatatatatatatatatatatatatatatatatatatatatatacacatatatatgtATGgtattgttgatttttttttatttagaaagtatAGCCGCATCCACCTTAATGGTGATTAGCGGCGGCTACAGAATACAAAGCTAAATTCTATAAAATATTCCTATGGATTTTAGAAATGTTACAATATTGTCCATTGAGTAATTAGTGCCCAATAAATTACTTATACATTAGGTATGTCCACTTGCACAAAACATGATTCTTAATGTAAGCTTTTATATCACTCGCGGTATTTCGGCACTCATCTTTTCTATATCAGCACATACGGCAATTTCACTCGCGCACTGGTTGGCTTTTTCGTTGCCTGCAATGCCAATGTGGGATGGTATCTATAAAAATCTGATTCGTCTAGCGTTTTCTTGAGCCTACATCAGTTCGAATTTTATGCGTTTCTCAATAGGACAGTTGGGATAGATCTTTTTAAGGGTTTGAAGAGCGCTTAGTGAGTCACTTAAGTTAACTGAATTAGAAATATCATTAGAATTCATATGCATGATAGCTTTGAGTACTGCATAGATCTTAGCAGATAAAATCGCAATAGAAAATTCATAAATAAGTGTTTGAAAGGTTGGTAGTCGATGGAAAAATTTGTCTATATTCTACTCCAGTAGCTTAGTGAATTTTATTATATGAAAATGTAAGTTTACTGGCTAAACTGAGAAGACTCGCcctcggattcagagacctcgttACCCAAGTGTCGTAGGATTTTCTTTCTGAGAGTGGTGATAAAAGGTTTGGATGATCTGtttttcaattgtttataaaCTTCAGTTAACATATGGTGTAATCGCATTAGGTCGGGAGTAAAATCTTGAATAATGATATCAATAGGATTTTTCGCGCCAGTAATATTGCTAATAAGAAGGTTCAGTTGGTCATAATTGAAGACAAAAGGGGTCGAATGATTTTCGATAAAATTTTTGACAGGTTCAAGGTCATATGATTTTGATGATTTCAATGCAACATGCTGCTCGTCGCTTTTAATCTTCTTGGCTTTAGGTTTAGTTGTAGGTACAGTAAAGGGTTTTTCTGCATGACTTGTTTCTGGAGAAGTGAGTACCTCGCTGATACTACGTTTCGACTGAAGGTCGACATTAATGGCTATGGAGGTGTCCATGGTGCTAACTTCTTGACTTTCTTCTATATTAGAAGTGTTCAGATTATTTGCTGAGCTTTCTTCGATAGGAATTTGTTCGTGAGATAGAATTGTAGCATAGGTTGAGGCATAGTTTCGGGTGAGGAAGAAGAGATCGATTGACTGTTATTTGAATTTGCTATTGACTCCATTTTATTGGAACAATTTGTGGCGATGGGTCCAGACTTTTTGCAGGTATAACAGGCCAAAGTTTCTAAGAAAATTCGATATGTTGTATTATCGAAGTCTAAAAGGAATGAGTCGGGTAAGGAGATATTGTGAGGACTAACGTGTATTTGTCTTCTGAAGCTCAAAATATGATTATATTTAGGCAGATTAGAACTAATTTTTAGGAAGGTGACTGGGGAGAGAAGATTAAgtcctattttttgtaaataatcagTTAACAAACTGTGTGGTATACTGGGACATACGCCTGATAAAACGATACGTTCGGCTAGAGAAATCAGTCTTCTAGCTTGTACAATATTATACTCGATTTTTATTTGTCCGTGCTTTTGCATAAATTCGTCCACCAGTTGTTTGCTTGAAAGGTACATACATATCCGATTGTTCGATAATCGAgacgaaaatataatatttttggttGTATTAGATTTCCCAACGGAATTAAGTAATCTTGCAGCTTCGTATTTTCTAAGGCGCTGAAGACAATCGCTTGAAGTTTCGACGGAAAAGGTGTAGAAGTTGCTGATGAATAGGTTTTATTGGTATTTGTCTGCAGTTGTTGTACATATTGCGAGTCAGAGAGACTCTGAATGTTAGgttcgatttttaaatttaacacgAGACATGTGTTTCAAACTAATACGGACCTGACCAGTAAGTTAGCATGTAATTAAACCAGTAAAAAAACTGGGATAAATTGTAGCTTATATCGTACTTTATTGATGTTATTAAATAAGAATTAGCCAAAACTGGTTTACCACGttgttaaacaaaaataatacgaTGGATGCACTTACTGGTGTCTAATAAACTTGTCACTGaactatttataaataaattattactctTTCTACacaaaatttgcaattttcttGAGACTAGAAATAATCACACCTTTCGTTAGGTTATTCAGGGCCGTCGTCATTGTTGAATTTTCTTCTTAttatattttgtatgtttttggTATGTCTGTAGTGAACTTTTTAAATgtaaatttttgttattgattctaTACTATAGGTAATTTATGTTTTGAAACCTAACTGatattgtattgtaatttaactgttaatggggttatcccgtgttttaaataaataaataaaataaataaattacttttgtcagtgtccacgtcatccaaccatcttgTTATGGACCTTTCTTTTTCTTGTCTTCttatcggcttccattgtaatattgtCTTTGCTGTTTCCGCATCTTCTTGTCtctgaacatgtcccagccatggcTAAGACTgtttttcacaaatcttacaatatcatacctTTCATTCAGTTCATTATCCTCGTCATTtgtcctgattctccatgtgccgtcttcctcttgcaccgggccacagggcccccgtaaccgggcgtgcaacgtgtgcggcgcacgcgggcgtaaccccaaaggggcgccaaaccgaaggtttggtaaataagaaatatttattttaaatgagataatcattttttatatacaattttaattatttcatgaacagctagagaaatctcaaaaatcaaataataattattcctgccctgaaatgttgaacttactcctctaaaaatatattttgttgttccttcctaatttttttctttgaagtagattgaaGTACGTTTGGCAtaccatccaatcgattttatgttgtaatgtaaactaaagcgacactcaaaatagtcaaataaacatcaaatcacactccttcacgagtagaaacataaatcattaacacccataaaacgcaacttagcagtttACTTGTACAAAAACACAACTTGATAGATCAAGCAGTTTTACTCgtataaagtgaatcttttactcgaatttataataaatacccttaagtaaacaaatactctatgaattatgattatgtatttgagCAGAGTGTGGGTCGGTTGGGCATGGGAAAATTTTGACAGCGTGGGAAAAATTTTATCTGCCACGCCCCACgccacgcccaccacaaagccacgcccaccacaaagccacgcccaccgcaagccacgcccaccacaaagccacgcccaccacaaagccacgcccaccacaaagccacgcccacaGACCAATGGTTGCCCACCGGCCAATGATTGCCCACCGACCAATGAGAAGGAAGCCTCGCCCACCCACAGCATCGCCCATGGACCAATGAGATCAAAGTCCAGCGACCAATGAGAACTTAGCCCCAATCACCGACCAATGAGAACTTAGTCCCGCCCAACGACCAATGGGAACACAGCCAGGCCCACCTACGTCACAAACCCTCGCCTTCCAAGATGGCCTCCTCTTTATTTCGTTTATcgcaaaatatacagggtgtagtcaGAAAGCCAAATAAGACACTTATCCATGAAGCACCTATCTGCCATCTGCGCTGTTATTGGTTCGTTTATTACATGTAAGACATTAAACGAAAGAGGAGCAATCACAAAGACATTAGCAAAAGAGCATTAGAGCATGTCTCCGACCTGACTGATCATATATTGTTGGAAAGAGGAAGGCATGTTACCATATAAACAAAGATGTCAGCAATGACAAAACGGCACTATATCATATCTTCGTGTCTATTGGTCCAATTCGTGTGAATATGGTCTCGTTGGGAAAAAGAGGGGATATtgaatatgttaacataaaaacaaagatgtcAGCAATGCCAAAACGACACTAGATCTTCGTTGCTATTGATTTTAGCGTAACAGCCGTTGAAGGAAAGGAGAAACATGGCAACACTGCCAAAACTGTAATATATTTGTTGCTATTGGAGATATTTTGACCTGTCAACTTAATGGGGATTCCACGTCTATCACAGTTCTCTAATCatgccacctgtcggctgcaacatgtaactatgcccaagccatctAGAAGAACGTATACCATTTTTACAGTACGACCATCAAACATCCTCGATCTCCCTCCAATCATACATTCCTACAatgaacatataccattcttacgCTGTGGCCAAACCAGCAAACATCTCACGTACAAGTCTTTTCTACGGAAAGTTGGGTAGTATCATGAAAAtcaccaaacaaaaaaaaatggtattgCGATTCGCATACTGTATTTTATCTACTGCAAGGAGGGTAATATTATGTAGGTTGGTATTTTACTTTTATAGTTAAATAATCGTCTATTCAATATATAGGAGACTACATTTGCCATCtagtttttatgtttattattagcTCTAATCCTTCCGTAAACGGAACATaataatgtatacaacgtttATATGATATATAAACCTTCGGTGTAGAATACTATGACGTTCCCCCCACTCATGGAAAATTCACAGATACACGATAGAATACTATGACGTTCCCCCACTCCTTCAAAATTCACAGATACATGATAGAATGAATAAAGCAAAAATCAGTATCATTCAATCATTCGATGAAGcaagatgga
Protein-coding regions in this window:
- the LOC126878531 gene encoding uncharacterized protein LOC126878531 translates to MGFYQNIAYRYGDLAVRALKDWSKTKQKLAREYNKRCFLLRCRSSNISPTHIIHSTSSITKLLQRQDIQSNKDALQFTRLENRILNLEISNCIKVINNLESNLSKLKRDIIDFTSEFIFNNFSSKQQVLYNKTFHKTKLVNTNKYNRLFNQELNLKLKTKPGWIKNLSNVTLPDDISRFLSLGPKFSIEPIVGKDIPIRDMLADVETIMHSVTDAQLRDVLVAKSTYIITDYVHKNNSKSSFNFYRAMLHKTRKFLSENTNIIVMPSDKCNVTVVLEKQRYLDLCLQLLNSDNIYERLNRDPTNTVQTKCNNLIKELCSSGQIDDDTKKKLTGYKGVIPKFYALPKIHKPQLSVRPIVACIGSPTNLLASFLTEILTNAYVSNEYDVKSSFDVFNSFNNYQLPEGYVIISLDVVSLFTNVHLDAALIAVENNWNFISSHCNISLESFKKLISFLFNNTYFTFNNTVFRQTQGTPMGGTISPILACYVMDHLLDMVIPELSFYIPFVKKYVDDLILAIPSNRSAEILQVFNSYDPLLQFTIEHEDDLCSVPFLDTRFIRTHNNSLRIDWHRKPHSSGRFLNYWSYHRHSIKINLIKQMKARIIAISDPSCHQKNLRILSNLFIDNSYPKHLVTKILFSLTPDIIRHNDELQITVTSGEQNANCLYTSLKYVKGITPRLARLFKDIPNLKIAFKTSLTSRSIFSKVKDKSDIRDCSNVVYQIPCNNCNLVYVGQTARNLGSRLVSHRSDSRLYPERSALAEHVNKEHHKMNYESVRVLASESNYTKRLFLEMAFISQNSNAMNKRSDINQLSSIYSYLLCLDNYPHFNDVFSTDSL